A window of the Planococcus citri chromosome 4, ihPlaCitr1.1, whole genome shotgun sequence genome harbors these coding sequences:
- the Rack1 gene encoding small ribosomal subunit protein RACK1 has protein sequence MSESLQLKGTLRGHNGWVTQIATNPKHPDMILSCSRDKTLIVWKLTRDDVNNYGVPQKRLHGHSHFVSDVVLSSDGNYALSGSWDKTLRLWDLAAGKTTRRFEDHTKDVLSVAFSVDNRQIVSGSRDKTIKLWNTLAECKYTIQDETHSDWVSCVRFSPNHQNPIIVSCGWDKMVKVWNLTNCKLKKNHYGHSGYLNTVTVSPDGSLCASGGKDCKAMLWDLNDDKQLHTLEHNDIITALCFSPNRYWLCAAYGPSVKIWDLESKEMVEELKPEVVSSSTTKAEPPQCLSLAWSTDGQTLFAGYSDNMIRVWQVSVSSR, from the exons atgtcGGAATCACTTCAACTGAAAGGTACTCTTCGAGGCCACAATGGCTGGGTCACCCAAATCGCCACGAATCCGAAACATCCTGACATGATTCTATCGTGTTCACGTG ATAAAACTTTGATCGTATGGAAATTAACCCGAGATGACGTTAACAACTACGGCGTACCTCAGAAAAGATTACACGGTCATTCTCATTTCGTCAGCGACGTAGTTCTCTCCTCCGATGGTAATTACGCTCTGTCCGGATCATGGGATAAAACTCTTCGTTTATGGGATTTAGCTGCTGGAAAAACCACCCGAAGATTCGAAGATCATACTAAG GACGTTTTGAGCGTTGCTTTCTCCGTCGATAACCGTCAGATTGTATCTGGTAGCCGAGACAAGACCATCAAGTTATGGAATACCTTAGCCGAATGCAAATACACGATTCAG GACGAAACTCATTCCGATTGGGTATCTTGCGTAAGATTCTCGCCGAATCATCAAAACCCCATCATCGTTTCTTGCGGTTGGGATAAAATGGTCAAAGTTTGGAATCTTACCAACTGTAAGCTCAAGAAAAATCACTACGGACACAGTGGCTACTTGAACACCGTTACTGTTTCGCCCGATGGTTCTCTGTGCGCTTCTGGCGGAAAA GACTGCAAAGCTATGTTATGGGATTTGAACGACGACAAACAATTGCACACTTTGGAACATAACGATATTATTACAGCCCTGTGCTTCAGTCCTAACCGTTATTGGTTGTGTGCTGCATATGGTCCTTCAGTCAAAATCTGG GATTTGGAAAGTAAAGAGATGGTCGAAGAACTGAAACCTGAAGTTGTAAGCTCATCGACGACTAAAGCCGAACCACCACAGTGTCTATCGTTAGCTTGGTCAACCGACGGACAAACTTTATTCGCTGGATATTCTGATAATATGATCAGAGTATGGCAAGTTTCGGTTTCTAGTCGATAA
- the LOC135845872 gene encoding beta-1,4-N-acetylgalactosaminyltransferase bre-4-like: MVCSSKHWIYFLLIPIFFFFLTAHYAFNTVIQRHHLEPLFSINESYVVVHFKGSNEYKAQLKSKRENELRNISDASDAYYSKRNISQPCPEIPPNLAGKVQLIKEATPSFKSLRDEFENSSLQNDGRYQPSECRARQLVAIIVPYRDRFEHLNIFLRNIHPFLQKQQLDYTIFIVEQAGDSPFNRGMLMNVGFFEAIKIRPFDCFIFHDVDLLPEDDRNLYTCPEQPRHMSVAIDVFRYKLPYSDLFGGVSAMSTEHFLLVNGFSNMFWGWGGEDDDMSMRIKMRGLHLSRYPFNIARYTMLAHEKQKANPNRFEKLYYGRKRFKTEGLNSLEYKRLAVQSCKLFTWIFVEFTPPNQEDTFSGVFKNSYLTKFIRV, encoded by the exons ATGGTGTGTTCATCAAAGCACTGGATTTACTTCCTTTTAAtaccgatttttttcttttttctgaccGCTCATTACGCTTTTAACACTGTAATTCAAAGACACCACTTAGAACCCTTATTTTCCATTAACGAATCTTACGTAGTAGTCCACTTCAAAGGAAGTAACGAGTATAAAGCACAATTAAAATCTAAAAGG GAAAACGAATTACGTAATATCTCAGATGCTTCCGACGCTTATTACAGTAAGCGAAACATATCGCAGCCTTGTCCGGAAATACCTCCTAATTTGG CGGGCAAAGTGCAATTAATAAAAGAAGCAACTCCTTCTTTTAAAAGTTTACGAGATGAATTTGAGAATTCTAGTCTTCAGAATGACGGACGTTACCAACCGAGTGAATGCAGAGCACGTCAACTAGTCGCTATTATAGTGCCATATAGAGATcgttttgaacatttgaatatttttctcagaaatatTCATCcgtttttacaaaaacaacaaTTAGATTATACCATTTTTATTGTGGAGCAAGcag GCGATAGCCCTTTCAATCGTGGTATGCTGATGAATGTGGGATTTTTCGAGGCTATAAAAATTCGTCCCTTCGACTGTTTTATATTTCACGATGTCGATTTACTGCCAGAAGATGACCGAAATTTATACACATGCCCGGAGCAGCCTCGTCATATGTCCGTTGCCATTGACGTTTTCAGATATAA gttaccaTACAGCGATTTATTTGGCGGAGTTAGTGCCATGTCTACTGAGCATTTTTTATTAGTCAACGGTTTCAGTAATATGTTTTGGGGATGGGGTGGAGAAGACGATGACATGTCGATGCGTATTAAAATGAGAGGTTTGCATTTATCAAGATATCCTTTTAATATTGCTCGATATACAATGTTAGCCCACGAAAAGCAAAAAGCCAATCCAAATAG atttgaaaaattatactacGGACGTAAACGTTTCAAAACCGAAGGACTAAACAGCTTAGAGTATAAAAGACTGGCTGTTCAATCGTGTAAACTTTTCACATGGATTTTTGTCGAATTCACTCCACCTAATCAAGAAGACACGTTCTCgggcgtttttaaaaattcatatttgaccaAGTTCATAAGAGTTTAA
- the Vps50 gene encoding syndetin — protein MDELKGKFFDLIRNHGNNNKVPIIDYGNSLELSYASPVKSASVKEPSSSKDRDSNMDEHMCSDMDILDTIDNAYFDEAFQPGRYELEKLDGSLEMELIENNLHKLQSQLVVVSKRLLHMILENQSVCQKEFNKMQDLQEKLSDTLTICQNARAHLHKGQKSFTTASLGILSNYRKRKIIQDLLRSLNTIKTLLQTEARLIKLLNEGNFSDAISLLLECQQVAATYKHFHCVAALSGKLQDTLVVAEEQLDVALAKICYEFNADVYGRLQAAYSQLGKRRIAMDQLHMHYTSAIHSVAFNVIHSYIPVDSASSTKKPYVQLCQQVEDDKLIACLLQLCQTLWAILRSYNQVVRWHNLNQYKTIDNDFEQNINEQYIKQKLEAGLGKLWHDIQSRVAILITNSNVACFKFDDFLQVLAILHKLVQIGEEFCGSDSAEIQTSIKGQSSHYFRKYHLSRLEELKLFLENDAWHPCPVKPSFNLLHLQEFRNLRNVVQNASLRKSHKRNDSLDCSSSSSSGYFSKYVENGTPFDMYAEMDSALVEEDILLADDIISDYCAEDSDYEDQIPKNKNYSDGECNLISKPKKSTILLTNTTLTVLRHCGKYLQMSRLLRSITSDVLFCLKQLFEYYLYVVSTFFAIDMNMVTHSNTSYSTQKLLAVLKRIEDNLIRREDEEDNQKKVSAPSISPTVDLRDPETLFGLTERVVGVESLIFLAEQYNFLRDYLQHLVDDENDKHSLELFYSQEVCMAIEVRKPIYGCVARQVIDSKHILSLMARVNWEVKDVICQHSQYVDVLFNDLQLFMTRLQSINASIHIPADVITSLWHSFSEVLAEIFVEGFSNAKKCSNGGRALMQLDYTQLMCKLEVLSSIKPMPKRDFVETYVKAFYLPEPALQTFIQTHTEYTPKQLLALVNCTLYNNKKARQKLTSIIEEMERR, from the exons ATGGACGAGctaaaaggaaaattttttgatttaattcgtAATCAT GGAAACAATAACAAGGTGCCGATAATCGATTATGGGAACAGTTTGGAATTGAGCTACGCTTCTCCTGTAAAGAGTGCATCAGTTAAAGAACCGAGTTCTTCCAAAGATCGCGACTCCAACATGGACGAACATATGTGTTCCGATATGGACATCCTGGATACCATTGATAACGCTTACTTCGACGAAGCTTTCCAACCGGGAAGATACGAATTAGAG AAATTGGACGGTAGTCTGGAAATGGAATTGATCGAGAATAATCTGCATAAATTACAATCTCAGCTCGTAGTTGTTTCTAAAAGATTGCTGCATATGATACTGGAAAATCAATCAGTGTGTCAAAAAGAATTCAACAA aatgcAAGatctacaggaaaaattatcCGATACTTTGACTATATGCCAAAACGCTCGTGCTCATTTACATAAAGGTCAAAAATCATTCACCACAGCCAGTCTCGGTATCTTGAGTAATTATCGGAAACGAAAAATCATACAAGATCTGTTACGTTCTTTGAATACCATCAAGACCTtg ttGCAAACAGAAGCGAGATTAATCAAATTACTAAACGAAGGGAATTTCTCGGATGCTATATCTCTACTTCTGGAATGCCAGCAAGTTGCTGCCACTTATAAACATTTTCACTGTGTTGCTGCATTATCTGGAAAACTGCAGGATACTCTTGTAGTGGCTGAGGAACAATTGGACGTGGCGTTGGCCAAG ATATGTTACGAATTCAACGCTGATGTATATGGTAGATTACAAGCAGCGTATTCGCAGCTGGGTAAAAGGCGTATTGCAATGGATCAGCTACATATGCACTACACTTCTGCTATTCACTCGGTGGCATTCAACGTTATACATAGTTACATTCCCGTCGATAGCGCTTCTAGCACGAAGAAACCATACGTCCAGTTATGTCAGCAAGTCGAGGACGATAAACTAATCGCTTGTTTGTTACAATTATGCCAAACTTTATGGGCTATCTTACGTAGTTATAATCAAGTCGTCCGGTGGCATAATTTAAACCAATATAAAACCATAG ATAATGATTTTGAGCAAAACATCAACGAGCAGTATATTAAACAAAAACTAGAAGCAGGGCTAGGAAAACTGTGGCACGATATACAGAGTCGTGTCGCCATATTAATCACCAATTCTAACGTAGCTTGTTTCAAATTCGATGATTTTCTCCAAGTATTAGCCATTTTGCATAA ATTGGTTCAAATTGGCGAGGAATTCTGTGGAAGTGATTCAGCTGAAATACAGACTTCGATTAAAGGACAAAGCAgtcattattttagaaaatatcaTCTTTCACGATTGGAAGAATTGAAactgtttttagaaaatgatgCATGGCATCCTTGTCCGGTTAAACCGAGTTTTAATTTGCTACATTTACAA GAATTCAGGAATTTAAGAAATGTCGTGCAGAATGCATCTTTGAGAAAATCTCACAAAAGGAACGATTCTTTGGATTGTTCGTCTTCCAGCAGTAGCGGTTATTTTAGTAAATATGTCGAAAATGGTACTCCATTCGATATGTATGCTGAAATGGACTCTGCGCTTGTTGAAGAAGATATTTTATTAGCCGAT gatattatttctgattaTTGCGCCGAAGACAGCGATTATGAAGACCAGATAccaaagaataaaaattacagCGATGGCGAGTGCAATTTAATTAG TAAGCCAAAGAAGAGTACGATTTTATTAACAAACACTACTCTAACGGTGTTAAGACACTGTGGAAAATATCTCCAAATGAGTCGTCTATTACGATCCATCACATCAGATGTGTTATTCTGTTTGAAACAGTTATTCGAATATTATTTGTACGTAGTGAGTACGTTTTTCGCTATTGATATGAAT ATGGTAACGCATAGTAATACGTCTTATTCGACGCAAAAATTATTAGCAGTATTGAAAAGAATCGAGGATAATTTGATCCGTCGCGAAGACGAGGAAGATAATCAGAAAAAG GTTTCAGCTCCCTCCATCTCACCGACAGTTGACCTTCGTGATCCAGAAACATTGTTTGGACTAACTGAAAGAGTAGTTGGAGTAGAATCGTTGATATTTTTAGCCGAgcagtataattttttgagagacTATCTGCAACATCTGGTTGACGATGAAAACGATAAACATTCTTTGGAATTGTTTTATTCGCAA GAAGTTTGTATGGCGATTGAAGTTCGAAAACCGATATACGGATGCGTAGCGAGACAAGTTATCGATTCCAAACATATATTGAGCTTGATGGCTCGCGTTAATTGGGAAGTAAAAGATGTTATTTGCCAACACAGTCAGTACGTCGATGTTTTATTCaac GATTTACAATTATTCATGACACGATTGCAATCCATTAATGCTTCTATTCACATTCCTGCCGACGTTATCACCAGTTTATGGCATTCGTTTTCCGAAGTTCTGGCCGAGATTTTTGTCGAAGg tttttcaaatGCTAAAAAGTGTTCGAATGGAGGCAGAGCGCTGATGCAGTTGGATTACACTCAGCTAATGTGTAAACTAGAGGTTTTATCTTCCATTAAGCCGATGCCCAAAAGAGATTTCGTTGAAACCTATGTGAAAGCGTTCTATCTTCCAGAACCTGCATTACAGACCTTCATTCAGACTCACACC GAATATACCCCTAAACAGTTACTAGCTTTGGTGAATTGTACGCTTTATAACAACAAGAAAGCTCGACAAAAGTTGACCTCGATTATTGAAGAAATGGAACGACGGTGA